Proteins encoded by one window of Channa argus isolate prfri chromosome 13, Channa argus male v1.0, whole genome shotgun sequence:
- the hdac7a gene encoding histone deacetylase 7 isoform X1 yields MFTPQTDGTSGNIIKTDRQDNTFPTVADSSVPVPCAALFPMDLRVGERGMRPGSDTALLTPLHPPLLLSQYPSQPCTSFSQQQLHQQIRFNMEQRRRAQEHHEKQQELQQLKHKDKSQQSAVASSLVKQKLQEVILKKRKQLALERTNSSSLSAAPVAYRNLGPDPNASSQPLASSSSQPSTEGSEGTPLRRAASEPNLKVKHKLKKHLNTRKSPLTRKESAPATVKHRVSDTLDSSPSSSSTPVSGCSSPNDSLPTENGLLPSAGGLSHEAQKLLLRDGTLANFTIQSPSTLPTITLGLPANARAEGELSSLKVGRMPVVTAGGSPVFLPLGREDQAGQLNPHLPVIILEPSGLVHTPLLTVPSLDSVPLQYASQLDHLSPGGAQPHKPLSRTRSEPLPQSPRNLHTHFLQQQHNTQLLERLKQQTHLGKLMSKSSEKPRLHQIPSEDMDSEDGGASPTEPTYQSRVRADSLREAEPAAPKSQEEQINLQHALILNQSLLWEQQKQLQQLHRQMETLAVPMLRTSGGGSGLGVHRPLSRTQSSPASTSLTLPENPLSLATQDTSSKPRFTTGLVYDSQMLKHQCTCGDNSSHPEHAGRIQSIWSRLQERGLRGQCESIRGRKATLEELQSVHTERHVLLYGTNPLNRLKLDNRKLAGILSQRMFVMLPCGGVGVDNDTIWNESHTSTASRMAAGSVVELAFRVAKRELKNGFAVVRPPGHHADPSNPMGFCYFNSIAIAAKQLQHKLSVSKILIVDWDVHHGNGTQEVFYSDPSVLYISLHRYDNGNFFPGSGSPAEVGSGAGEGFNVNVAWTGGLDPPMGDAEYLAAFRSVVMPIAQEFSPDVVLVSAGFDAAEGNPAPLGGYKVSAKCFGLLTRQLMSLAGGRLVLALEGGHDLTAICDASEACVSALLGIKEPLPEEVLLRKPNANAVRSLQTVIEIQSQYWQSVKSHSGSVGLSYLAAQRRDCEETDAVNALASLSVGVLSKKSLPDEPMEHDSDSM; encoded by the exons ATTCCTCGGTGCCAGTGCCGTGTGCAGCCTTGTTTCCCATGGACCTCAGGGTGGGAGAACGGGGGATGCGCCCTGGTTCGGACACGGCGCTCCTCACCCCGCTGCACCCGCCTTTACTTCTCTCCCAGTACCCCTCGCAGCCCTGCACCTCCTTCTCCCAACAGCAACTGCACCAGCAAATCAGG tttaatatggagcagaggaggagagcgCAGGAGCACCATGAGAAACAGCAGGAGTTGCAGCAgctaaaacacaaagacaagagTCAACAGA GTGCAGTGGCAAGTTCCCTGGTGAAACAGAAACTCCAGGAGGTGATTCTCAAAAAGCGTAAACAGTTGGCGCTGGAGAGGACAAACTCCAGCAGTCTGAGTGCAGCTCCTGTAGCATACAG AAATCTGGGCCCAGACCCAAATGCATCCTCCCAGCCTCTGGCCTCGTCTTCGTCGCAGCCCTCCACTGAGGGTTCAGAAGGGACCCCATTACGCAGAGCAG CCTCTGAGCCCAATCTGAAGGTGAAGCACAAGCTGAAGAAACACCTGAACACACGCAAGAGCCCGCTCACCCGCAAAGAGAGTGCCCCGGCAACAGTCAAACACAGAGTTTCCGACACACTGG ACTCAtcccccagcagcagcagcactccaGTCTCTGGCTGTAGCTCTCCTAATGACAGTCTGCCCACTGAGAATGGTCTACTGCCATCTGCAGGCGGCCTCTCCCATGAG GCCCAGAAGCTGCTGCTCAGAGACGGCACTCTAGCTAATTTCACCATCCAGAGCCCCTCCACACTGCCCACCATCACGCTGGGGCTCCCGGCCAACGCCAGG gctgaaGGAGAGCTGTCCTCTCTGAAGGTCGGTCGGATGCCGGTAGTCACAGCCGGGGGCTCTCCGGTCTTCCTGCCCTTGGGCAGAGAGGACCAGGCTGGGCAGCTGAACCCTCACCTGCCTGTCATCATACTAGAGCCATCTGGACTAGTACACACTCCGCTACTCACTG TTCCAAGCCTAGACTCTGTCCCACTACAATACGCTTCTCAGTTAGACCACCTATCTCCTGGAGGTGCTCAGCCCCACAAGCCCCTGAGCAGAACCCGCTCTGAGCCCCTCCCACAAAGCCCCAGGAACcttcacacacatttcctcCAACAACAGCACAACACACAACTACTGGAGAGGCTCAAACAGCAGACTCACCTGGGAAAG CTTATGTCAAAGTCCAGCGAGAAGCCCAGACTGCATCAGATCCCCTCCGAGGATATGGACTCAGAAGATGGCGGGGCGTCGCCCACAGAGCCGACCTATCAGAGCAGAGTGAGGGCAGATTCGCTGAGGGAGGCAGAGCCCGCCGCACCTAAGAGCCAGGAAGAGCAAATAAACCTGCAGCATGCGCTCATTCTCAACCAG TCTTTGCTATGGGAGCAGcaaaagcagctgcagcagctgcatcgACAGATGGAGACCCTTGCAGTGCCCATGTTGCGAACCAGTGGCGGGGGTAGTGGGTTGGGTGTCCATCGCCCCCTTTCACGTACTCAGTCATCACCGGCCTCCACTTCTCTCACTCTGCCTGAGAATCCTCTGAGCTTGGCCACACAGGACACCAGCAGCAAACCACGCTTCACCACTG GTCTGGTGTATGACTCTCAGATGCTGAAGCACCAGTGCACATGTGGAGACAACAGCAGCCACCCGGAACATGCTGGGAGAATACAGAGCATCTGGTCCCGACTACAGGAGAGAGGCCTGAGGGGACAATGCGAG AGTATTCGGGGTCGTAAAGccactctggaggagctgcagtcAGTCCACACTGAGCGTCACGTGTTGCTCTACGGCACCAACCCACTCAACAGACTCAAACTGGATAACCGCAAACTGGCCG GAATCCTCTCTCAGAGAATGTTTGTGATGTTACCATGTGGGGGAGTAGGG GTTGATAACGACACAATCTGGAATGAGTCGCACACATCCACAGCATCACGTATGGCAGCAGGCAGCGTTGTTGAGCTGGCGTTCAGAGTGGCCAAAAGAGAACTGAAG AACGGCTTTGCTGTGGTCAGACCACCAGGGCATCATGCAGACCCCTCAAATCCcat GggtttttgttactttaattCAATAGCCATAGCTGCCAAGCAGCTCCAACACAAGCTCAGCGTGAGCAAGATCCTCATTGTGGACTGG GATGTTCACCATGGTAACGGCACCCAGGAAGTGTTCTACAGCGACCCCAGCGTTCTCTACATCTCGCTTCATCGCTATGACAACGGGAACTTCTTCCCTGGTAGTGGGTCACCGGCCGAG GTTGGTTCTGGAGCAGGTGAGGGCTTCAATGTGAATGTTGCATGGACCGGAGGACTGGACCCCCCCATGGGAGATGCCGAGTACCTCGCTGCATTCAG GTCTGTGGTGATGCCCATCGCACAGGAGTTCTCCCCGGATGTCGTTCTGGTGTCCGCTGGGTTTGATGCAGCTGAGGGCAACCCGGCTCCTCTGGGAGGGTACAAGGTCTCAGCCAAAT GTTTCGGCCTCCTGACCCGTCAGCTGATGTCTCTAGCAGGGGGTCGTCTGGTTTTGGCCCTTGAGGGAGGTCACGACCTTACAGCTATCTGTGATGCATCTGAAGCTTGTGTCAGTGCACTCCTGGGCATTAAG GAGCCACTGCCAGAAGAAGTCCTGCTCCGGAAGCCAAATGCTAATGCGGTCCGCTCCTTGCAGACTGTCATTGAAATACAAA GTCAGTACTGGCAAAGTGTGAAATCTCACAGTGGATCAGTGGGTCTGTCCTACCTGGCTGCTCAGAGAAGAGACTGTGAGGAAACAGATGCTGTCAACGCTTTGGCCTCACTCTCAGTAGGAGTCCTTTCCAAAAAGAG ccTCCCTGATGAGCCGATGGAACATGATAGTGACTCTATGTAG
- the hdac7a gene encoding histone deacetylase 7 isoform X2 produces the protein MDLRVGERGMRPGSDTALLTPLHPPLLLSQYPSQPCTSFSQQQLHQQIRFNMEQRRRAQEHHEKQQELQQLKHKDKSQQSAVASSLVKQKLQEVILKKRKQLALERTNSSSLSAAPVAYRNLGPDPNASSQPLASSSSQPSTEGSEGTPLRRAASEPNLKVKHKLKKHLNTRKSPLTRKESAPATVKHRVSDTLDSSPSSSSTPVSGCSSPNDSLPTENGLLPSAGGLSHEAQKLLLRDGTLANFTIQSPSTLPTITLGLPANARAEGELSSLKVGRMPVVTAGGSPVFLPLGREDQAGQLNPHLPVIILEPSGLVHTPLLTVPSLDSVPLQYASQLDHLSPGGAQPHKPLSRTRSEPLPQSPRNLHTHFLQQQHNTQLLERLKQQTHLGKLMSKSSEKPRLHQIPSEDMDSEDGGASPTEPTYQSRVRADSLREAEPAAPKSQEEQINLQHALILNQSLLWEQQKQLQQLHRQMETLAVPMLRTSGGGSGLGVHRPLSRTQSSPASTSLTLPENPLSLATQDTSSKPRFTTGLVYDSQMLKHQCTCGDNSSHPEHAGRIQSIWSRLQERGLRGQCESIRGRKATLEELQSVHTERHVLLYGTNPLNRLKLDNRKLAGILSQRMFVMLPCGGVGVDNDTIWNESHTSTASRMAAGSVVELAFRVAKRELKNGFAVVRPPGHHADPSNPMGFCYFNSIAIAAKQLQHKLSVSKILIVDWDVHHGNGTQEVFYSDPSVLYISLHRYDNGNFFPGSGSPAEVGSGAGEGFNVNVAWTGGLDPPMGDAEYLAAFRSVVMPIAQEFSPDVVLVSAGFDAAEGNPAPLGGYKVSAKCFGLLTRQLMSLAGGRLVLALEGGHDLTAICDASEACVSALLGIKEPLPEEVLLRKPNANAVRSLQTVIEIQSQYWQSVKSHSGSVGLSYLAAQRRDCEETDAVNALASLSVGVLSKKSLPDEPMEHDSDSM, from the exons ATGGACCTCAGGGTGGGAGAACGGGGGATGCGCCCTGGTTCGGACACGGCGCTCCTCACCCCGCTGCACCCGCCTTTACTTCTCTCCCAGTACCCCTCGCAGCCCTGCACCTCCTTCTCCCAACAGCAACTGCACCAGCAAATCAGG tttaatatggagcagaggaggagagcgCAGGAGCACCATGAGAAACAGCAGGAGTTGCAGCAgctaaaacacaaagacaagagTCAACAGA GTGCAGTGGCAAGTTCCCTGGTGAAACAGAAACTCCAGGAGGTGATTCTCAAAAAGCGTAAACAGTTGGCGCTGGAGAGGACAAACTCCAGCAGTCTGAGTGCAGCTCCTGTAGCATACAG AAATCTGGGCCCAGACCCAAATGCATCCTCCCAGCCTCTGGCCTCGTCTTCGTCGCAGCCCTCCACTGAGGGTTCAGAAGGGACCCCATTACGCAGAGCAG CCTCTGAGCCCAATCTGAAGGTGAAGCACAAGCTGAAGAAACACCTGAACACACGCAAGAGCCCGCTCACCCGCAAAGAGAGTGCCCCGGCAACAGTCAAACACAGAGTTTCCGACACACTGG ACTCAtcccccagcagcagcagcactccaGTCTCTGGCTGTAGCTCTCCTAATGACAGTCTGCCCACTGAGAATGGTCTACTGCCATCTGCAGGCGGCCTCTCCCATGAG GCCCAGAAGCTGCTGCTCAGAGACGGCACTCTAGCTAATTTCACCATCCAGAGCCCCTCCACACTGCCCACCATCACGCTGGGGCTCCCGGCCAACGCCAGG gctgaaGGAGAGCTGTCCTCTCTGAAGGTCGGTCGGATGCCGGTAGTCACAGCCGGGGGCTCTCCGGTCTTCCTGCCCTTGGGCAGAGAGGACCAGGCTGGGCAGCTGAACCCTCACCTGCCTGTCATCATACTAGAGCCATCTGGACTAGTACACACTCCGCTACTCACTG TTCCAAGCCTAGACTCTGTCCCACTACAATACGCTTCTCAGTTAGACCACCTATCTCCTGGAGGTGCTCAGCCCCACAAGCCCCTGAGCAGAACCCGCTCTGAGCCCCTCCCACAAAGCCCCAGGAACcttcacacacatttcctcCAACAACAGCACAACACACAACTACTGGAGAGGCTCAAACAGCAGACTCACCTGGGAAAG CTTATGTCAAAGTCCAGCGAGAAGCCCAGACTGCATCAGATCCCCTCCGAGGATATGGACTCAGAAGATGGCGGGGCGTCGCCCACAGAGCCGACCTATCAGAGCAGAGTGAGGGCAGATTCGCTGAGGGAGGCAGAGCCCGCCGCACCTAAGAGCCAGGAAGAGCAAATAAACCTGCAGCATGCGCTCATTCTCAACCAG TCTTTGCTATGGGAGCAGcaaaagcagctgcagcagctgcatcgACAGATGGAGACCCTTGCAGTGCCCATGTTGCGAACCAGTGGCGGGGGTAGTGGGTTGGGTGTCCATCGCCCCCTTTCACGTACTCAGTCATCACCGGCCTCCACTTCTCTCACTCTGCCTGAGAATCCTCTGAGCTTGGCCACACAGGACACCAGCAGCAAACCACGCTTCACCACTG GTCTGGTGTATGACTCTCAGATGCTGAAGCACCAGTGCACATGTGGAGACAACAGCAGCCACCCGGAACATGCTGGGAGAATACAGAGCATCTGGTCCCGACTACAGGAGAGAGGCCTGAGGGGACAATGCGAG AGTATTCGGGGTCGTAAAGccactctggaggagctgcagtcAGTCCACACTGAGCGTCACGTGTTGCTCTACGGCACCAACCCACTCAACAGACTCAAACTGGATAACCGCAAACTGGCCG GAATCCTCTCTCAGAGAATGTTTGTGATGTTACCATGTGGGGGAGTAGGG GTTGATAACGACACAATCTGGAATGAGTCGCACACATCCACAGCATCACGTATGGCAGCAGGCAGCGTTGTTGAGCTGGCGTTCAGAGTGGCCAAAAGAGAACTGAAG AACGGCTTTGCTGTGGTCAGACCACCAGGGCATCATGCAGACCCCTCAAATCCcat GggtttttgttactttaattCAATAGCCATAGCTGCCAAGCAGCTCCAACACAAGCTCAGCGTGAGCAAGATCCTCATTGTGGACTGG GATGTTCACCATGGTAACGGCACCCAGGAAGTGTTCTACAGCGACCCCAGCGTTCTCTACATCTCGCTTCATCGCTATGACAACGGGAACTTCTTCCCTGGTAGTGGGTCACCGGCCGAG GTTGGTTCTGGAGCAGGTGAGGGCTTCAATGTGAATGTTGCATGGACCGGAGGACTGGACCCCCCCATGGGAGATGCCGAGTACCTCGCTGCATTCAG GTCTGTGGTGATGCCCATCGCACAGGAGTTCTCCCCGGATGTCGTTCTGGTGTCCGCTGGGTTTGATGCAGCTGAGGGCAACCCGGCTCCTCTGGGAGGGTACAAGGTCTCAGCCAAAT GTTTCGGCCTCCTGACCCGTCAGCTGATGTCTCTAGCAGGGGGTCGTCTGGTTTTGGCCCTTGAGGGAGGTCACGACCTTACAGCTATCTGTGATGCATCTGAAGCTTGTGTCAGTGCACTCCTGGGCATTAAG GAGCCACTGCCAGAAGAAGTCCTGCTCCGGAAGCCAAATGCTAATGCGGTCCGCTCCTTGCAGACTGTCATTGAAATACAAA GTCAGTACTGGCAAAGTGTGAAATCTCACAGTGGATCAGTGGGTCTGTCCTACCTGGCTGCTCAGAGAAGAGACTGTGAGGAAACAGATGCTGTCAACGCTTTGGCCTCACTCTCAGTAGGAGTCCTTTCCAAAAAGAG ccTCCCTGATGAGCCGATGGAACATGATAGTGACTCTATGTAG